CTGCGAGCAGGCGGGGCGGCAGCACTCGCAGGCCTCACGGGTTGCACAGCACTACCGAGCGCACCGGTAGAAGCCAGCGGTGACGACGACGAACCGGTCGCCGTGGCGTCGTTCTTCAGTTTCTACGACTTCGGCAGACAGATCGCCGACGGCACCCCGCTGACGGTGAAGAATCTCGTCCCGACCGGGCTCCACGGCCACGGCTGGGAGCCGAACGCCCGCATCACGAAGCAAATCATCGACGCCGACGCGTTCGTCCACGTCGGCGAGGACTTCCAGCCGTGGGCCGACCGCGCAATCGAGACGGTTCGCGGCGACAACGTCGACACCGCACTCATCAACGCCCGCGAAGGCGTCGAACTGGTGGACCTCGCCGCGACGCTCGACCGGGACGAGGAGGGCGTCGGCTCCCAGCGCGGCAAGGACCCACACTTCTGGCTGGACCCCCGGCGCGCGAAGCAGTCCGTCGACAACATCGCCGACGGGTTCGCCGAGATTCTCCCCGACTACGCGGACACGTTCCGGGAGAACGCGGACGCCTACAAGACCGACGTGTTGGACCGAATCGACGCCGACTACGCTGACATCTTCGACCGTGCGAGCCGCGACATCGTCCAACTGGCCGCCCACAACGCCTTCCAGTACATCGGCGTGCGGTACGGCGTCGAGATGCGGCCGCTGGTGACGAACCTCGCAGCGAGCGGCGACGTCAAGCCAGCGGACATTCGTGAGGCCGCCCGGGTCATCCGGGA
The nucleotide sequence above comes from Halobacterium litoreum. Encoded proteins:
- a CDS encoding metal ABC transporter substrate-binding protein; translated protein: MVLDTHDETTRRQVLRAGGAAALAGLTGCTALPSAPVEASGDDDEPVAVASFFSFYDFGRQIADGTPLTVKNLVPTGLHGHGWEPNARITKQIIDADAFVHVGEDFQPWADRAIETVRGDNVDTALINAREGVELVDLAATLDRDEEGVGSQRGKDPHFWLDPRRAKQSVDNIADGFAEILPDYADTFRENADAYKTDVLDRIDADYADIFDRASRDIVQLAAHNAFQYIGVRYGVEMRPLVTNLAASGDVKPADIREAARVIRENDIRYIANGVFEAQRPAEQLVRETGVEAYFPVTPYAGVREEWVTENWGYEEIAYNINMPTFEIVLGNETPAEAAPWDGWVDEWQNFESI